A section of the Malus sylvestris chromosome 17, drMalSylv7.2, whole genome shotgun sequence genome encodes:
- the LOC126611713 gene encoding O-fucosyltransferase 27-like: MKGEGKMVLRSKMKWVGLVGLFLSAISLFVHFLLARFTEGAAASEFHSSITIFPRRAIGESLNFSKTSPMYRRLWGPVRHLESLQPNANPRGHYAEPDSDTSRFIFVRIQGGFHEIRNSICDVVVVSRFLNATLVIPEIQSTTSSKGISSQFKSFAYLYNEDQFMAALSKDVKVVKTLPNNLKGQRRKKNIPVFKVPYSASPYYYKNNVLPILKKHLVVELVVSEGGCLQAILPPDLEEYQRLRCRVAFHALRFRQEVQELATEILQRLKAPGQPFIAFDPGMTRETLAYHGCAELFQDVHTELIQHKRQWMRKRGIVKGKLSVNSAKQRLKGSCPLMPEEIGIILRAYGYLWDTIIYVSGGEIFGGQRTLIPLRAMFENVVDRTSLSMPWELSRMYGREANLVDRNPGSPPMIEEEMKIEAWKNAGPRPRPLPPPPARPKSYNIEGWWGWVAESDNEPDSTVIELRTNAHKLLWEAIDYVICVEADVFIPGFDFDGKGHPNFASLVMGQRLYQSADSKTYRPDRKEVAKLLDEIHDHLYHANHTWLMSVRKHLRKRLVDGLIEASARSKPLSFISHPIPECSCLRQDPAGKSINATSSPHASTPSHSQVLSALGVVHYCPAWMENDLTLQSKSKDKENEETLDEDDSTSSGLFFRKNNGDHDGGNGDISNKEETQLEDQEELEGGER, translated from the exons ATGAAAGGGGAGGGGAAGATGGTGTTGAGGTCAAAGATGAAATGGGTTGGACtggttggtctgtttctttcagctatctctctctttgtGCACTTTCTGCTGGCCAGATTCACAGAAGGGGCTGCTGCTTCAGAGTTCCACTCCTCCATCACAATCTTCCCCAGAAGAGCCATTGGTGAAAGCTTGAATTTTTCCAAGACT AGTCCAATGTATAGAAGGCTATGGGGTCCGGTTCGGCATCTCGAATCTTTGCAGCCGAATGCAAATCCCAGAGGACATTATGCCG AACCCGATTCAGATACCAGCAGGTTTATCTTTGTCAGGATACAAGGCGGATTTCATGAGATCAGGAATTCG ATATGTGATGTAGTTGTGGTTTCTCGGTTTCTGAATGCAACGTTAGTGATTCCTGAGATCCAATCAACCACAAGCAGCAAGGGCATAAG CTCTCAGTTTAAAAGTTTTGCCTATCTCTACAATGAGGACCAATTCATGGCAGCCTTGTCAAAAGACGTCAAAGTTGTGAAGACGCTTCCCAATAATCTTAAAGGGCAAAGGAGGAAAAAGAACATTCCGGTGTTTAAAGTGCCTTACTCTGCTTCACCATATTACTACAAGAACAATGTTCTTCCAATTTTGAAGAAGCATTTAGTAGTTGAACTAGTTGTGTCTGAAGGTGGATGCTTGCAG GCTATCCTGCCACCTGATCTTGAAGAGTATCAGAGGCTGAGATGTAGGGTTGCTTTTCACGCCCTTAGGTTCCGGCAGGAGGTCCAGGAACTTGCCACCGAAATTTTACAAAG ATTAAAGGCTCCTGGACAGCCATTCATAGCATTTGACCCTGGCATGACCCGGGAGACTTTGGCATATCATGGTTGTGCTGAACTCTTCCAG GATGTACACACGGAACTCATTCAACACAAAAGGCAATGGATGAGAAAACGTGGAATTGTCAAGGGAAAGCTTTCGGTGAATTCTGCAAAACAACGCCTTAAAGGTTCTTGCCCCCTAATGCCAGAAGAG ATTGGTATTATTCTTCGTGCATATGGGTACTTGTGGGACACAATAATATATGTTTCGGGGGGAGAAATCTTTGGTGGCCAAAGGACGTTGATCCCTCTTCGTGCAATGTTTGAAAATGTCGTTGATAGGACTTCCCTCAGCATGCCTTGGGAACTTAGTAGGATGTATGGTCGCGAAGCTAACCTAGTCGATCGCAATCCCGGGAGTCCACCAATGATTGAGGAAGAGATGAAAATTGAAGCATGGAAAAATGCAGGTCCTCGTCCTCGCCCACTTCCACCACCCCCGGCCAGGCCCAAATCCTATAACATTGAAGGTTGGTGGGGTTGGGTAGCGGAGAGTGATAACGAGCCTGATAGTACAGTTATTGAATTGAGGACCAATGCTCATAAACTTCTGTGGGAAGCAATTGATTATGTGATATGCGTTGAAGCTGATGTGTTTATCCCTGGATTTGATTTTGATGGTAAGGGACACCCAAATTTTGCGAGCTTGGTAATGGGACAGCGACTCTATCAATCAGCTGATTCAAAGACATACAGACCAGACAG AAAAGAAGTCGCCAAGCTTTTAGATGAAATTCATGACCACCTATACCACGCAAACCATACTTGGCTGATGTCAGTACGCAAGCATTTGAGAAAGAGATTAGTTGATGGATTAATAGAAGCTTCCGCAAGATCAAAGCCGCTGTCTTTTATTTCTCATCCAATCCCGGAATGTTCTTGCTTAAGGCAAGATCCTGCTGGAAAATCAATCAATGCCACGTCATCACCTCATGCTTCAACTCCTAGTCATTCTCAAGTTCTTTCTGCTCTTGGAGTCGTGCACTATTGCCCTGCTTGGATGGAGAATGACTTGACATTGCAGTCGAAAtcaaaagacaaggaaaatgaaGAAACTCTAGATGAAGACGACTCCACCTCATCGGGGTTGTTCTTCCGTAAAAATAATGGAGATCATGATGGTGGTAATGGAGACATAAGCAACAAAGAAGAAACTCAGTTGGAGGATCAAGAAGAGCTCGAGGGTGGAGAAAGGTAG
- the LOC126610871 gene encoding phosphatidylinositol 4-kinase gamma 7-like yields the protein MSPELHKPVHNQMAVATFKGPLNGEYHGDKRFERKNSGKRRVFVQTEAGSVLGIELDSSDNAHTVKRKLRLALNVPTDESSLVCGDMVLKNDLSIVRNDSPLLLTKNFMHRSSSTPCLSPTGKDLQQRDQSGPIEVLGYSDQFAKTKKLVRDIVKAIRNDIDPVPVHSGLGGGYFFRNCDGENIAIVKPTDEEPYAPNNPKGFVGKALGQPGLKRSVRVGETGFREVAAFLLDYNNFANVPATALVKITHSVFNVNDGVKVNMHQNGKQASKIASLQQFVPHDFDASDHGTSSFPVAAVHRIGILDIRILNTDRHAGNLLVRKLDGPGKFGQVELVPIDHGFCLPESLEDPYFEWIHWPQASIPFSDDELAYIDKLDPFKDSDMLRMELPMIREACLRVLVLCTIFLKGAAAFGLCLSEIGEMMSREFCGHEEEPSELEVICIEAKKLLEENIYCVPKAIKEVVQFDLDCGEESDLSPITEVKMETEKRNFHCGSKGGNGRYALSKLEESVEEDMDGLNGNELPSRLDECAGVVQDRIPNVSKLSASLRNISIGEKSWRHLGLKQKNGCWAGSSSGNRSVNEQLPVSSSFVKLADMNKEEWMQFLENFQRLLRPAFANRKAGNPGQRQRQRLGTSCQF from the coding sequence ATGTCTCCTGAATTGCATAAACCTGTACATAACCAGATGGCAGTTGCAACCTTCAAAGGACCTCTTAATGGTGAGTACCATGGGGATAAGAGGTTTGAGAGGAAAAATTCTGGCAAGAGACGTGTATTTGTGCAGACTGAAGCCGGTTCTGTTTTGGGTATAGAGCTAGATAGTAGTGACAATGCTCACACGGTGAAGAGGAAATTGCGGCTTGCACTAAATGTCCCAACTGATGAGAGTTCATTGGTATGTGGTGACATGGTGTTGAAGAATGATCTCAGCATTGTTAGAAATGATTCTCCGCTTCTTCTCACCAAGAACTTTATGCACAGAAGCTCATCTACCCCTTGTCTCTCACCTACTGGGAAGGATCTTCAGCAGAGGGATCAGAGTGGTCCAATTGAGGTACTGGGATACTCAGATCAGTttgccaaaacaaaaaaactggtTCGTGATATTGTGAAGGCTATACGAAATGACATTGATCCCGTTCCTGTTCACAGTGGTCTTGGAGGTGGATATTTCTTTAGAAATTGCGATGGTGAAAATATTGCCATTGTGAAACCGACGGATGAGGAACCGTATGCTCCAAACAACCCAAAAGGTTTTGTTGGGAAAGCTCTTGGACAACCAGGTCTCAAACGTTCTGTGCGCGTTGGGGAGACAGGTTTTAGAGAAGTTGCAGCATTCCTTCTTGATTACAACAATTTTGCTAACGTCCCTGCCACTGCTCTTGTGAAAATTACGCATTCAGTTTTTAATGTTAATGATGGAGTGAAGGTTAATATGCATCAAAATGGGAAGCAAGCAAGTAAGATTGCATCATTGCAGCAATTCGTTCCTCATGATTTTGATGCCAGTGATCACGGGACTTCTAGCTTCCCTGTTGCTGCTGTGCACAGAATAGGTATCCTAGATATCCGGATTCTTAACACAGACAGGCATGCCGGGAACCTTCTTGTTAGGAAGCTTGATGGTCCTGGGAAGTTTGGTCAGGTGGAGCTTGTACCCATTGATCATGGCTTTTGTCTGCCCGAAAGCTTGGAGGATCCATACTTTGAGTGGATACACTGGCCTCAGGCATCAATTCCTTTCTCTGATGATGAGCTTGCATATATCGATAAACTTGACCCTTTCAAAGACTCTGATATGCTTAGGATGGAGCTGCCCATGATTCGAGAGGCATGCCTACGAGTCTTGGTTCTTTGCACGATTTTCCTCAAGGGAGCTGCAGCTTTTGGCCTCTGTCTTTCCGAGATTGGTGAGATGATGAGTAGGGAATTTTGTGGGCACGAGGAGGAGCCGAGTGAACTTGAGGTAATATGCATTGAAGCAAAGAAACTGTTAGAGGAGAATATATATTGTGTGCCAAAAGCAATCAAGGAGGTGGTTCAATTTGATCTAGACTGTGGGGAGGAGTCAGATTTGAGTCCAATCACGGAAGTGAAAATGGAAACTGAGAAGAGGAATTTCCATTGTGGATCAAAAGGTGGAAACGGAAGATATGCACTTTCCAAATTAGAGGAGAGTGTGGAGGAGGACATGGATGGGCTCAACGGTAATGAATTACCTTCGAGGTTGGATGAATGTGCGGGTGTGGTGCAGGATCGGATTCCAAATGTTTCCAAGCTGTCAGCATCATTGAGAAACATCAGCATTGGTGAGAAGAGTTGGCGACACCTAGGTTTGAAGCAAAAGAACGGTTGTTGGGCTGGCTCATCGTCTGGAAACAGGAGTGTGAATGAGCAGCTACCTGTGAGCAGCAGTTTCGTGAAGCTGGCGGATATGAACAAAGAGGAATGGATGCAGTTTCTTGAGAATTTCCAGAGATTGCTCCGTCCTGCTTTCGCTAATCGCAAAGCAGGGAATCCAGGTCAGAGGCAGAGACAGAGGCTAGGGACTTCATGCCAGTTTTGA
- the LOC126612599 gene encoding transcription factor BIM2-like translates to MAKASKGHHDEFEDDDEVSHGGEFAVKVEGQGREKNRSKHSETEQRRRSKINERFQLLRDIIPQNDQKRDKASLLLEVIEYIQFLQEKVNLYEGSYQGWSPEPTKLVPWKSHNRSGENFADQSQVMNDGSGHENNVVVSPAMIPNSQNSVESNLGSAVAYKALDHIAGLATQSVPNVQQQSIFDSVGSGVPTQPLQESITDAQNMACRPQFPSWAGITSSTVSDGKLNKHDEHSGSGSISSAYSQGVLNNLTQALQSAGLDLSLASISVQMDVVNRADSGLTSVASSSKAHVNQSMNNQMMTQAQVSSCDGGLELAHKRFRTRES, encoded by the exons ATGGCGAAGGCTTCGAAGGGCCACCACGATGAATTTGAAGACGACGATGAGGTGTCTCATggag GGGAATTTGCAGTGAAGGTAGAAGGGCAAGGCAGGGAGAAGAACCGCTCCAAGCATTCCGAAACCGAGCAGCGTAGGAGGAGCAAGATTAATGAGAG ATTTCAGTTGTTGAGAGATATCATTCCCCAAAATGATCAGAAAAGAGATAAGGCTTCATTGTTGTTGGAG GTTATAGAGTATATACAATTTTTACAGGAGAAGGTAAATTTGTATGAGGGGTCGTACCAAGGATGGAGTCCAGAGCCGACAAAACTGGTGCCATGG AAAAGTCATAACAGGTCTGGAGAAAATTTTGCAGATCAGTCTCAAGTTATGAACGATGGTTCGGGTCATGAGAATAATGTGGTTGTCTCACCAGCAATGATTCCAAACTCTCAAAATTCAGTGGAATCTAACTTGGGCTCTGCTGTTGCTTACAAAGCACTGGATCACATTGCTGGGCTAGCTACTCAATCAGTTCCTAATGTGCAACAACAAAGCATCTTTGACTCTGTTGGGAGTGGAGTACCCACACAGCCCTTGCAGGAATCTATTACTGATGCTCAGAACATGGCTTGTCGACCCCAATTCCCATCGTGGGCGGGTATAACATCTTCAACCGTATCAGATGGTAAACTGAACAAACATGATGAACATAGTGGATCTGGTAGCATCTCAAGTGCTTACTCTCAAGG GGTTTTGAACAATCTGACGCAGGCACTGCAATCTGCTGGTCTGGACTTGTCCCTGGCCAGTATCTCTGTTCAAATGGATGTTGTGAATCGAGCAGACAGTGGGCTGACATCTGTAGCATCTAGTTCGAAG GCACATGTGAACCAATCCATGAACAATCAAATGATGACACAGGCTCAAGTAAGTAGCTGTGATGGGGGACTTGAACTGGCGCATAAGCGGTTCAGAACAAGAGAAAGCTAG